A region from the Drosophila ananassae strain 14024-0371.13 chromosome 2L, ASM1763931v2, whole genome shotgun sequence genome encodes:
- the LOC6499270 gene encoding uncharacterized protein LOC6499270 isoform X2, with protein sequence MRRLKCSVFVYLFLILDAGHALSIIGLNKQMLYEYVGNVLVGAKPQDEGQPSPPSTGWIVRGKLTLQRQSELVLAAALVIDDVTLNNSGEKFLQNKEMYPPYKPFKIVLTPEGAISHVAFKEGDPIWSMNFKRAIASVLQFQIKSSGAFVVNELGIHGTCATEYFVSNKTNYISIRKTPELKTCLPYSEAVHNTRSNVPPNTCEYDHQKSVIIGNEAIYGLLPHNETRYFLNTAHVKGTTLIHTFESTGEAQYINSELLLEFLNETAIDNPIDIETSMASAPSNLELQLLDPNDPTGGRNPQQQETLIAQASAVLDLLAEGLETTEFKFSEPYDSTLSDVIKLLSEMDFDSLKRLYHEVNIGTSYRQETIRNIFHEIIPRIGTKASVFLTHHLVVNKMTKSQIAVQLLIPLPFHIFELSRELVLRCVDFFNLGPERPDVRQAAILTFATLVHNVYVARGIDKEEFEEYVQQFFNNYLTHRDFDQKMLYLQGLNNLQLGNVADYLEPIVQDPNEHDDLKFQAAWTTLALADRRAERIYEIYWPIFESRNASLELRVAAVTLLLISNPTPARLISIHRIIQSETDPHMINYYRTTVTSISETTYPCYQHLRRLLSYMHRHLPQKPEPRYWVTGNYIFDYRDSKFGIGAMLQVFLVGDPKSDMPVVAFFKFDTEALGKFTGQLALYVKARGLPDTVLNKWKTRNGSEPFNFKSIKTLLAMLNAPLINSKDLHLEFIVQMEGKTVLSYYLNQRMFDQMTYTDILERLQQVIRTDSHINMQTVRWPFMNRYSVPTVLGTASDVLLQTTVLTSLRGNMTEQRSPPISKHTLEIDARYSSYASVRSRSYNPFLNLDHEINREQGFLIYIPFSSELTLNESDTMCRSYSLSRPQNLTSGLSFKSRVVTKTRGLITKSAAAPFDETMLPEKRNEVVQQFKYSLPDLGVQLSVSTNLNELMKYRGMLLKSEFTENGFSGNMVVSVLMYIFGFTQLSSIHLGHDRNFTMLMYNEKATRIEGNFCAEDALETADLKGKQISLTLEHTDETSRLDILHRWNITLDVQASPKSHWFKLIGQIQRNSKDDEEDWKACSKLTYEPLVFTKRPHTLYGNVVFGLATEEGECPGNGSSVQFAARAGPSEHARAFLRSSKISLTDTEFCPKEVLKFSPIPTSKYCKRSNFENFTSITQYDMDLKFNKMPAWFELWSNRLDHVVSALSSHKVDSLHMSQEINISMHTPHDYFRLAVEVNGVKWRFHQIPFLFKLDSKFDASHELTYDSGLKRSCSVINGIVNSFDDYLINLEEIAVRANCSTLLVADCSPLPQLAVFLTPSKTPDNATNYGLRVHIGQNYFNLHPRNRTVHTDTAPLDEPVFIYLNQNQTPHNVRQKPYQWPLESSDYDFRVELNEHNILIVECSLLSATIQFDLYNILNFEIYAWHKHQLCGLCSKPLNRMQNYTICELEETGTTTTTPLPVHFPLQNSSDVIVVA encoded by the exons ATGAGGCGACTCAAGTGTTCCGTGTTTGTGT ATCTGTTCCTGATCTTGGATGCCGGTCATGCCCTCAGCATCATCGGGCTCAACAAACAGATGCTCTACGAGTATGTGGGCAATGTCCTGGTGGGTGCCAAGCCCCAGGACGAGGGCCAACCGTCGCCCCCCAGCACCGGCTGGATAGTCCGGGGGAAGCTCACTCTCCAGCGGCAAAGTGAACTTGTCTTGGCAGCAGCG CTGGTCATAGACGATGTAACGCTAAACAACTCGGGCGAGAAGTTCCTGCAGAACAAGGAGATGTACCCACCCTACAAGCCCTTCAAAATCGTCCTCACTCCGGAGGGAGCCATCTCGCACGTGGCATTCAAAGAGGGCGACCCCATCTGGAGTATGAACTTCAAAAGGGCGATTGCTTCCGTTCTCCAGTTCCAGATAAAATCCAGCGGGGCTTTTGTCGTAAATGAG CTTGGTATCCATGGCACCTGTGCCACGGAGTACTTTGTGTCGAACAAGACAAACTACATCTCCATTCGAAAGACGCCGGAACTCAAGACCTGTCTTCCGTACTCGGAAGCAGTTCACAACACGAGGAGTAATGttcctccaaacacctgcgagTACGACCATCAGAAGAGCGTAATTATTGGAAACGAAGCGATTTACGGACTACTGCCCCATAACGAGACCCGCTACTTCCTCAACACAGCCCACGTCAAGGGCACCACTCTGATCCACACATTCGAGTCCACCGGAGAGGCCCAGTACATCAACTCGGAGCTTCTGCTCGAATTTTTGAACGAGACAGCCATCGACAATCCTATCGATATAGAAACTTCAATGGCCTCTGCGCCCTCCAATCTAGAACTGCAGCTGCTTGATCCCAACGATCCCACTGGCGGAAGAAATCCACAACAACAAGAGACACTAATTGCCCAAGCCTCAGCTGTTCTGGACCTTTTGGCCGAAGGCCTAGAGACCACGGAATTCAAGTTCTCCGAACCGTACGATTCCACCCTCTCCGACGTGATTAAGCTGCTCAGTGAAATGGACTTTGATTCCCTGAAAAGACTCTACCATGAGGTGAATATTGGCACATCCTACCGCCAGGAGACTATCCGCAACATCTTCCACGAGATCATACCCCGAATCGGCACCAAGGCCTCCGTCTTCCTTACACACCATTTGGTGGTGAACAAAATGACCAAATCTCAAATTGCGGTGCAACTGCTCATACCCCTGCCGTTCCACATCTTTGAATTGTCGAGGGAACTGGTCCTCAGATGTGTGGACTTCTTTAACCTCGGACCGGAGCGTCCAGATGTGCGTCAGGCAGCTATCCTCACTTTTGCCACCCTGGTCCACAATGTGTATGTAGCCAGAGGCATCGACAAGGAGGAATTCGAGGAGTACGTGCAGCAGTTTTTCAATAACTATTTAA CCCATCGTGACTTTGACCAGAAAATGTTATACCTCCAGGGATTGAACAATCTGCAGTTGGGAAATGTTGCTGACTACCTGGAACCCATTGTCCAGGATCCGAATGAACACGATGATCTCAAATTCCAAGCAGCGTGGACTACTCTGGCTCTGGCGGATCGGCGAGCAGAGAGAATCTACGAGATTTACTGGCCAATCTTCGAGTCGCGGAACGCCAGCTTGGAGCTTCGGGTGGCCGCCGTAACACTGTTGCTGATCTCCAATCCCACGCCCGCCCGTCTGATCAGCATCCATCGCATCATCCAGAGCGAGACGGATCCGCACATGATCAACTATTATAGGACCACGGTGACGAGCATCTCGGAGACTACTTATCCCTGCTACCAGCATCT GCGCCGCCTGCTGTCCTACATGCACCGCCATCTGCCCCAGAAGCCGGAGCCGAGGTACTGGGTTACGGGAAACTACATCTTCGACTACCGCGACTCCAAGTTCGGAATCGGAGCCATGTTGCAGGTCTTTCTGGTCGGTGATCCTAAGTCGGACATGCCGGTGGTGGCATTCTTCAAGTTTGACACAGAAGCACTGGGAAAGTTCACAGGGCAACTGGCG CTATATGTGAAGGCCCGTGGCCTGCCGGATACCGTGTTGAACAAGTGGAAGACGCGGAACGGCAGCGAACCCTTCAACTTTAAAAGTATTAAGACCTTGCTGGCCATGCTGAATGCTCCCCTCATCAACTCGAAGGATCTTCACTTGGAGTTCATTGTGCAAATGGAGGGCAAGACAGTGCTCTCCTACTACCTCAATCAGCGAATGTTCGACCAAATGACCTACACCGACA TTCTGGAGCGTTTGCAGCAGGTCATCCGTACGGATAGCCACATAAATATGCAAACAGTTCGCTGGCCTTTTATGAATCGGTACTCGGTGCCAACGGTTCTAGGCACCGCCTCCGATGTCCTGTTGCAGACAACAGTGCTGACATCGCTGCGTGGTAATATGACGGAACAACGCAGCCCGCCCATCTCCAAGCACACCTTGGAAATTGACGCCCGATACTCCTCATATGCATCCGTGCGCAGTCGCAGCTACAATCCCTTCCTGAACCTGGACCATGAGATCAATAGGGAGCAGGGCTTCCTGATTTACATTCCGTTCAGTAGTGAACTAACTCTCAATGAAAGCGACACGATGTGCCGGAGCTATTCCCTCTCCCGTCCGCAGAATCTAACCAGTGGCCTGTCCTTTAAATCACGGGTGGTGACCAAAACCCGGGGTCTGATCACAAAGAGTGCAGCGGCTCCTTTCGACGAGACAATGCTGCCCGAAAAAAGAAACGAAGTG GTtcaacaatttaaatattcccTGCCTGATTTGGGAGTTCAACTGAGCGTCAGCACGAATCTCAATGAACTGATGAAGTATCGGGGAATGCTGCTCAAGTCTGAGTTTACAGAGAa TGGCTTCTCTGGCAACATGGTCGTCAGCGTCCTGATGTACATTTTTGGCTTCACCCAGCTCAGCTCCATTCACCTCGGCCACGATAGGAACTTCACAATGCTAATGTACAACGAAAAGGCCACCAGG ATAGAGGGAAACTTTTGTGCGGAGGATGCGCTGGAAACCGCTGATCTGAAGGGCAAGCAGATTAGCCTCACCCTGGAGCACACGGATGAAACATCCCGCTTGGATATCCTGCATAGGTGGAACATCACCCTGGATGTGCAGGCGTCGCCCAAATCGCACTGGTTCAAGCTCATTGGCCAGATACAGCGCAACTCGAAGGACGATGAGGAGGACTGgaag GCCTGCAGCAAGTTGACCTATGAACCCCTCGTCTTCACCAAACGACCGCACACACTCTACGGCAATGTGGTATTCGGCCTGGCCACCGAGGAGGGTGAATGCCCAGGGAACGGCTCCTCGGTGCAGTTTGCCGCCCGAGCTGGG CCATCGGAGCATGCCCGTGCCTTCCTGCGTTCCAGCAAGATCTCGTTGACGGATACAGAATTCTGTCCCAAGGAGGTCCTCAAGTTCTCGCCCATTCCCACGTCCAAGTATTGCAAACGTAGCAACTTTGAGAACTTCACCTCGATCACACAATACGACATGGACCTGAAGTTTAATAAg ATGCCCGCATGGTTTGAGCTGTGGTCCAACCGCCTGGATCACGTGGTGTCTGCCCTATCTTCCCACAAGGTGGACAGCCTCCACATGAGCCAGGAGATCAACATCTCCATGCACACACCGCATGACTATTTCCGGCTGGCGGTGGAGGTCAATGGAGTGAAGTGGCGCTTCCATCAGATACCCTTCCTCTTCAAACTGGACTCAAAGTTCGACGCCTCCCACGAGCTAACCTATGACTCGGGACTAAAGCGCTCCTGTTCAGTTATCAATGGCATAGTCAACAGCTTCGACGATTACCTCATTAATCTGGAGGAGATTGCGGTGCGTGCCAATTGTTCGACTCTTCTAGTGGCCGATTGCTCTCCGTTGCCCCAGTTGGCCGTATTTTTAACGCCATCGAAGACCCCCGATAATGCCACAAATTACGGATTGCGCGTCCATATCGGTCAGAACTATTTCAATCTTCACCCCCGCAACAGGACAGTTCACACCGATACTGCTCCCTTGGATGAGCCGGTCTTCATCTATCTTAACCAGAACCAGACGCCCCATAATGTACGCCAAAAGCCCTACCAGTGGCCTTTAGAGTCCAGTGACTACGATTTTCG TGTGGAGCTGAATGAACACAACATCCTGATCGTGGAGTGTTCACTGCTAAGTGCCACCATCCAGTTCGATTTGTACAATATCCTTAACTTCGAGATCTACGCCTGGCACAAGCACCAATTGTGTGGACTGTGCAGCAAGCCACTCAACCGCATGCAGAACTATACAATCTGCGAACTTGAGGAGACGGGCACCACGACCACGACACCACTTCCCGTGCACTTTCCCCTCCAAAACTCCTCCGATGTTATTGTAGTTGCATAA
- the LOC6499270 gene encoding uncharacterized protein LOC6499270 isoform X1: protein MRRLKCSVFVYLFLILDAGHALSIIGLNKQMLYEYVGNVLVGAKPQDEGQPSPPSTGWIVRGKLTLQRQSELVLAAALVIDDVTLNNSGEKFLQNKEMYPPYKPFKIVLTPEGAISHVAFKEGDPIWSMNFKRAIASVLQFQIKSSGAFVVNELGIHGTCATEYFVSNKTNYISIRKTPELKTCLPYSEAVHNTRSNVPPNTCEYDHQKSVIIGNEAIYGLLPHNETRYFLNTAHVKGTTLIHTFESTGEAQYINSELLLEFLNETAIDNPIDIETSMASAPSNLELQLLDPNDPTGGRNPQQQETLIAQASAVLDLLAEGLETTEFKFSEPYDSTLSDVIKLLSEMDFDSLKRLYHEVNIGTSYRQETIRNIFHEIIPRIGTKASVFLTHHLVVNKMTKSQIAVQLLIPLPFHIFELSRELVLRCVDFFNLGPERPDVRQAAILTFATLVHNVYVARGIDKEEFEEYVQQFFNNYLTHRDFDQKMLYLQGLNNLQLGNVADYLEPIVQDPNEHDDLKFQAAWTTLALADRRAERIYEIYWPIFESRNASLELRVAAVTLLLISNPTPARLISIHRIIQSETDPHMINYYRTTVTSISETTYPCYQHLRRLLSYMHRHLPQKPEPRYWVTGNYIFDYRDSKFGIGAMLQVFLVGDPKSDMPVVAFFKFDTEALGKFTGQLALYVKARGLPDTVLNKWKTRNGSEPFNFKSIKTLLAMLNAPLINSKDLHLEFIVQMEGKTVLSYYLNQRMFDQMTYTDSLYISVLERLQQVIRTDSHINMQTVRWPFMNRYSVPTVLGTASDVLLQTTVLTSLRGNMTEQRSPPISKHTLEIDARYSSYASVRSRSYNPFLNLDHEINREQGFLIYIPFSSELTLNESDTMCRSYSLSRPQNLTSGLSFKSRVVTKTRGLITKSAAAPFDETMLPEKRNEVVQQFKYSLPDLGVQLSVSTNLNELMKYRGMLLKSEFTENGFSGNMVVSVLMYIFGFTQLSSIHLGHDRNFTMLMYNEKATRIEGNFCAEDALETADLKGKQISLTLEHTDETSRLDILHRWNITLDVQASPKSHWFKLIGQIQRNSKDDEEDWKACSKLTYEPLVFTKRPHTLYGNVVFGLATEEGECPGNGSSVQFAARAGPSEHARAFLRSSKISLTDTEFCPKEVLKFSPIPTSKYCKRSNFENFTSITQYDMDLKFNKMPAWFELWSNRLDHVVSALSSHKVDSLHMSQEINISMHTPHDYFRLAVEVNGVKWRFHQIPFLFKLDSKFDASHELTYDSGLKRSCSVINGIVNSFDDYLINLEEIAVRANCSTLLVADCSPLPQLAVFLTPSKTPDNATNYGLRVHIGQNYFNLHPRNRTVHTDTAPLDEPVFIYLNQNQTPHNVRQKPYQWPLESSDYDFRVELNEHNILIVECSLLSATIQFDLYNILNFEIYAWHKHQLCGLCSKPLNRMQNYTICELEETGTTTTTPLPVHFPLQNSSDVIVVA, encoded by the exons ATGAGGCGACTCAAGTGTTCCGTGTTTGTGT ATCTGTTCCTGATCTTGGATGCCGGTCATGCCCTCAGCATCATCGGGCTCAACAAACAGATGCTCTACGAGTATGTGGGCAATGTCCTGGTGGGTGCCAAGCCCCAGGACGAGGGCCAACCGTCGCCCCCCAGCACCGGCTGGATAGTCCGGGGGAAGCTCACTCTCCAGCGGCAAAGTGAACTTGTCTTGGCAGCAGCG CTGGTCATAGACGATGTAACGCTAAACAACTCGGGCGAGAAGTTCCTGCAGAACAAGGAGATGTACCCACCCTACAAGCCCTTCAAAATCGTCCTCACTCCGGAGGGAGCCATCTCGCACGTGGCATTCAAAGAGGGCGACCCCATCTGGAGTATGAACTTCAAAAGGGCGATTGCTTCCGTTCTCCAGTTCCAGATAAAATCCAGCGGGGCTTTTGTCGTAAATGAG CTTGGTATCCATGGCACCTGTGCCACGGAGTACTTTGTGTCGAACAAGACAAACTACATCTCCATTCGAAAGACGCCGGAACTCAAGACCTGTCTTCCGTACTCGGAAGCAGTTCACAACACGAGGAGTAATGttcctccaaacacctgcgagTACGACCATCAGAAGAGCGTAATTATTGGAAACGAAGCGATTTACGGACTACTGCCCCATAACGAGACCCGCTACTTCCTCAACACAGCCCACGTCAAGGGCACCACTCTGATCCACACATTCGAGTCCACCGGAGAGGCCCAGTACATCAACTCGGAGCTTCTGCTCGAATTTTTGAACGAGACAGCCATCGACAATCCTATCGATATAGAAACTTCAATGGCCTCTGCGCCCTCCAATCTAGAACTGCAGCTGCTTGATCCCAACGATCCCACTGGCGGAAGAAATCCACAACAACAAGAGACACTAATTGCCCAAGCCTCAGCTGTTCTGGACCTTTTGGCCGAAGGCCTAGAGACCACGGAATTCAAGTTCTCCGAACCGTACGATTCCACCCTCTCCGACGTGATTAAGCTGCTCAGTGAAATGGACTTTGATTCCCTGAAAAGACTCTACCATGAGGTGAATATTGGCACATCCTACCGCCAGGAGACTATCCGCAACATCTTCCACGAGATCATACCCCGAATCGGCACCAAGGCCTCCGTCTTCCTTACACACCATTTGGTGGTGAACAAAATGACCAAATCTCAAATTGCGGTGCAACTGCTCATACCCCTGCCGTTCCACATCTTTGAATTGTCGAGGGAACTGGTCCTCAGATGTGTGGACTTCTTTAACCTCGGACCGGAGCGTCCAGATGTGCGTCAGGCAGCTATCCTCACTTTTGCCACCCTGGTCCACAATGTGTATGTAGCCAGAGGCATCGACAAGGAGGAATTCGAGGAGTACGTGCAGCAGTTTTTCAATAACTATTTAA CCCATCGTGACTTTGACCAGAAAATGTTATACCTCCAGGGATTGAACAATCTGCAGTTGGGAAATGTTGCTGACTACCTGGAACCCATTGTCCAGGATCCGAATGAACACGATGATCTCAAATTCCAAGCAGCGTGGACTACTCTGGCTCTGGCGGATCGGCGAGCAGAGAGAATCTACGAGATTTACTGGCCAATCTTCGAGTCGCGGAACGCCAGCTTGGAGCTTCGGGTGGCCGCCGTAACACTGTTGCTGATCTCCAATCCCACGCCCGCCCGTCTGATCAGCATCCATCGCATCATCCAGAGCGAGACGGATCCGCACATGATCAACTATTATAGGACCACGGTGACGAGCATCTCGGAGACTACTTATCCCTGCTACCAGCATCT GCGCCGCCTGCTGTCCTACATGCACCGCCATCTGCCCCAGAAGCCGGAGCCGAGGTACTGGGTTACGGGAAACTACATCTTCGACTACCGCGACTCCAAGTTCGGAATCGGAGCCATGTTGCAGGTCTTTCTGGTCGGTGATCCTAAGTCGGACATGCCGGTGGTGGCATTCTTCAAGTTTGACACAGAAGCACTGGGAAAGTTCACAGGGCAACTGGCG CTATATGTGAAGGCCCGTGGCCTGCCGGATACCGTGTTGAACAAGTGGAAGACGCGGAACGGCAGCGAACCCTTCAACTTTAAAAGTATTAAGACCTTGCTGGCCATGCTGAATGCTCCCCTCATCAACTCGAAGGATCTTCACTTGGAGTTCATTGTGCAAATGGAGGGCAAGACAGTGCTCTCCTACTACCTCAATCAGCGAATGTTCGACCAAATGACCTACACCGACA GTTTATATATTTCAGTTCTGGAGCGTTTGCAGCAGGTCATCCGTACGGATAGCCACATAAATATGCAAACAGTTCGCTGGCCTTTTATGAATCGGTACTCGGTGCCAACGGTTCTAGGCACCGCCTCCGATGTCCTGTTGCAGACAACAGTGCTGACATCGCTGCGTGGTAATATGACGGAACAACGCAGCCCGCCCATCTCCAAGCACACCTTGGAAATTGACGCCCGATACTCCTCATATGCATCCGTGCGCAGTCGCAGCTACAATCCCTTCCTGAACCTGGACCATGAGATCAATAGGGAGCAGGGCTTCCTGATTTACATTCCGTTCAGTAGTGAACTAACTCTCAATGAAAGCGACACGATGTGCCGGAGCTATTCCCTCTCCCGTCCGCAGAATCTAACCAGTGGCCTGTCCTTTAAATCACGGGTGGTGACCAAAACCCGGGGTCTGATCACAAAGAGTGCAGCGGCTCCTTTCGACGAGACAATGCTGCCCGAAAAAAGAAACGAAGTG GTtcaacaatttaaatattcccTGCCTGATTTGGGAGTTCAACTGAGCGTCAGCACGAATCTCAATGAACTGATGAAGTATCGGGGAATGCTGCTCAAGTCTGAGTTTACAGAGAa TGGCTTCTCTGGCAACATGGTCGTCAGCGTCCTGATGTACATTTTTGGCTTCACCCAGCTCAGCTCCATTCACCTCGGCCACGATAGGAACTTCACAATGCTAATGTACAACGAAAAGGCCACCAGG ATAGAGGGAAACTTTTGTGCGGAGGATGCGCTGGAAACCGCTGATCTGAAGGGCAAGCAGATTAGCCTCACCCTGGAGCACACGGATGAAACATCCCGCTTGGATATCCTGCATAGGTGGAACATCACCCTGGATGTGCAGGCGTCGCCCAAATCGCACTGGTTCAAGCTCATTGGCCAGATACAGCGCAACTCGAAGGACGATGAGGAGGACTGgaag GCCTGCAGCAAGTTGACCTATGAACCCCTCGTCTTCACCAAACGACCGCACACACTCTACGGCAATGTGGTATTCGGCCTGGCCACCGAGGAGGGTGAATGCCCAGGGAACGGCTCCTCGGTGCAGTTTGCCGCCCGAGCTGGG CCATCGGAGCATGCCCGTGCCTTCCTGCGTTCCAGCAAGATCTCGTTGACGGATACAGAATTCTGTCCCAAGGAGGTCCTCAAGTTCTCGCCCATTCCCACGTCCAAGTATTGCAAACGTAGCAACTTTGAGAACTTCACCTCGATCACACAATACGACATGGACCTGAAGTTTAATAAg ATGCCCGCATGGTTTGAGCTGTGGTCCAACCGCCTGGATCACGTGGTGTCTGCCCTATCTTCCCACAAGGTGGACAGCCTCCACATGAGCCAGGAGATCAACATCTCCATGCACACACCGCATGACTATTTCCGGCTGGCGGTGGAGGTCAATGGAGTGAAGTGGCGCTTCCATCAGATACCCTTCCTCTTCAAACTGGACTCAAAGTTCGACGCCTCCCACGAGCTAACCTATGACTCGGGACTAAAGCGCTCCTGTTCAGTTATCAATGGCATAGTCAACAGCTTCGACGATTACCTCATTAATCTGGAGGAGATTGCGGTGCGTGCCAATTGTTCGACTCTTCTAGTGGCCGATTGCTCTCCGTTGCCCCAGTTGGCCGTATTTTTAACGCCATCGAAGACCCCCGATAATGCCACAAATTACGGATTGCGCGTCCATATCGGTCAGAACTATTTCAATCTTCACCCCCGCAACAGGACAGTTCACACCGATACTGCTCCCTTGGATGAGCCGGTCTTCATCTATCTTAACCAGAACCAGACGCCCCATAATGTACGCCAAAAGCCCTACCAGTGGCCTTTAGAGTCCAGTGACTACGATTTTCG TGTGGAGCTGAATGAACACAACATCCTGATCGTGGAGTGTTCACTGCTAAGTGCCACCATCCAGTTCGATTTGTACAATATCCTTAACTTCGAGATCTACGCCTGGCACAAGCACCAATTGTGTGGACTGTGCAGCAAGCCACTCAACCGCATGCAGAACTATACAATCTGCGAACTTGAGGAGACGGGCACCACGACCACGACACCACTTCCCGTGCACTTTCCCCTCCAAAACTCCTCCGATGTTATTGTAGTTGCATAA
- the LOC6501321 gene encoding arginine kinase: protein MTSIESKRVQYRKYLERAGVIDALSKALIKLYEEQNKPEDAIRFVRKFMCESCPDDAQYDIMKNDLEEAKTHIAKLEQELERLRGQIKKSPEEYQELTIAGYKSLMDDEENVSSLLRKYLSPELLEEYMLVTTPAPVDAYLYDCAVSGFEHHEAPLGIYAADADSYDVFNKLFDPIIKDFHNQMDNENDVLQKDADFGNVDEIENLDPERKYIMSARVRLARNIEGLPFFPKLTEKQFIEVEEKVRAATETMDGELIGSYLTMSDIDAETQAEMVKRHILFARGDEQLTTAGCYRFWPTGRGVYHNPAETFFIWVNRSDHVRIMSMALCGDLGDVYNRLVNGLAELEKTLTFARHPRYGNLTACPTNLGTTLRASVHIRLPLLSKDPDRLFALAEELQLQIRGTDGEAAHIEDGVMDISNKRRLGFTEFELVKTLQDGVVALINAEEELEIAGQEG from the exons ATGACTTCG ATTGAATCGAAACGCGTGCAATACCGTAAGTATCTGGAACGAGCCGGGGTTATTGATGCTCTCAGCAAGGCTTTGATCAAGCTGTACGAGGAGCAGAACAAGCCGGAGGACGCCATCCGTTTCGTCCGCAAATTCATGTGCGAGAGCTGTCCGGATGATGCTCAGTACGACATCATGAAGAACGATCTGGAGGAGGCCAAGACGCACATCGCCAAGCTTGAACAGGAACTCGAGCGTCTGCGCGGCCAAAT CAAAAAGTCACCGGAGGAGTACCAGGAACTCACCATTGCCGGCTACAAATCGCTTATGGATGATGAGGAGAACGTCAGTTCCCTGCTGCGCAAGTACCTCTCGCCAGAGCTGTTGGAGGAGTACATGCTTGTCACGACTCCGGCGCCTGTGGACGCATATCTATATGATTGCGCCGTGTCTGGCTTCGAGCATCATGAAGCACCCTTGGGAATTTACGCGGCCGATGCCGACAGCTACGATGTCTTTAACAAGCTCTTCGATCCAATTATCAAGGACTTCCATAACCAGATGGACAACGAGAACGATGTGCTCCAGAAGGATGCTGACTTCGGCAATGTGGACGAGATTGAGAATCTTGATCCGGAGCGCAAGTACATAATGTCAGCTCGCGTCCGCCTGGCGAGGAACATCGAGGGTCTGCCCTTCTTCCCGAAACTCACCGAGAAGCAGTTTATCGAGGTGGAAGAGAAGGTGCGTGCGGCCACGGAGACAATGGATGGAGAGCTGATTGGTTCGTACCTGACCATGTCGGATATTGATGCTGAGACCCAAGCGGAGATGGTGAAGCGTCATATACTCTTCGCGCGCGGTGACGAGCAGCTGACTACCGCCGGCTGCTACCGCTTCTGGCCGACTGGACGTGGTGTATACCACAATCCGGCAGAGACGTTCTTCATCTGGGTGAACCGCTCCGACCATGTGCGCATCATGTCGATGGCGCTGTGCGGTGACCTCGGCGACGTGTACAACCGCCTGGTGAATGGCCTGGCTGAGTTGGAGAAGACATTGACATTTGCGCGTCATCCGCGCTACGGAAATCTCACTGCCTGCCCCACTAACTTGGGCACTACACTTCGCGCCTCGGTCCATATCCGCTTGCCGTTGCTTAGCAAGGATCCGGACCGTTTGTTCGCTTTAGCCGAGGAGCTTCAGTTACAGATACGCGGTACCGATGGTGAGGCAGCCCACATCGAGGACGGAGTTATGGATATATCCAATAAGCGTCGTCTGGGCTTCACTGAGTTTGAGTTGGTGAAGACTTTGCAGGATGGCGTTGTGGCTCTAATCAATGCCGAGGAGGAGCTCGAGATAGCCGGACAGGAGGGCTAA